The following proteins come from a genomic window of Lycium ferocissimum isolate CSIRO_LF1 chromosome 4, AGI_CSIRO_Lferr_CH_V1, whole genome shotgun sequence:
- the LOC132051572 gene encoding protein NEDD1 yields MNSTDSIKNLLATSGGDTVKLFDLSLEPRDPCILSYTPSPGFQVNSLKWNHTNLVVASAGDDKKISLWRKNGQSLGTVPMAGNDGGDNIEESISTINFSSKASRYICSGGSGQVVRIWDLQRKRCIKWLKGHTDTISGVMYNCKDEHLASISLNGSLILHNLASGAKAAELKDPNGQVLRVLDYSKISRHLLVTAGDDGSIHLWDTTGRSPKVSWLKQHSAPTSGISFSPSNDKIVASVGMDKKLYTFDSGSRRPSFCIPYEAPFSSLAFTDDGFTLAAGTSSGRVVFYDVRGKPQPLTVLRAYGNSEAVTSLCWQRAKPVIVNENNCTTEMALLGSAVEDSILMPDPLPAMVSSSLSTSMATSGSRTTVRSGSVDSFSFPAGITGSTSGTLGLSPSDETPIRSSLWKGGSLARLHAPRNFKDDMEVFSPLVEVQPITPSLDKLWDDQEGFKKDFDKKSSLLLPSSLRFPLPVEGSNENRPIFDWKSSPLPKQEDSSSAQLSSTPVSSHDSSSITPPEAWGGERLSDRLSHLRQSGNMPSRFAISTSGPLAQGTMLSGLQDTFPATQSITSLTSSSLSLANLRIKENSNEETSLGSSEHFPSSSTSFSVGTKGITGQGTLDSTMSLPRRFSSYAERISTAPYFSDGTLSVGSPKTKKTGAETREELLNSLLSRADTSSATAAGAFQAMNGEIKQSQKPTVPELQQGSSFTLQLFQRTQEETLSSLQKSIHEDMRNLHLDILRQFHMQEMETSNAMKLIMENQAELMKEVQLLRRETQELRQLL; encoded by the exons ATTTGGTGGTGGCAAGTGCTGGTGATGACAAGAAGATATCTTTGTGGAGAAAAAATGGACAAAGTTTGGGGACTGTACCAATGGCTGGAAATGATGGTGGTGATAATATTGAG GAGTCTATTTCAACAATTAACTTTAGCAGCAAAGCATCAAGATACATTTGTTCTGGAGGCAGCGGTCAAGTTGTAAGAATATGGGATTTGCAGCGGAAGCGTTGCATTAAATGGTTGAAAGGTCATACTGATACTATTAGCGGTGTAATGTACAATTGCAAAGATGAGCACTTAGCTTCTATCAGTCTTAATGGGAGTCTTATCCTTCACAACCTTGCTTCTGGTGCAAAGGCTGCTGAACTCAAGGATCCAAATGGCCAG GTTTTGAGAGTGCTTGATTATTCAAAGATTAGCAGGCACTTATTGGTAACGGCGGGTGACGATGGATCTATCCACCTGTGGGATACTACTGGTCGCAGCCCTAAG GTTTCCTGGCTAAAGCAGCATTCTGCACCAACTTCTGGCATTAGTTTCTCACCATCAAATGACAAG ATTGTTGCTAGTGTTGGTATGGATAAGAAGTTGTACACTTTCGACTCAGGGTCAAGAAGGCCATCATTCTGCATTCCTTACGAGGCACCTTTTTCTTCACTGGCATTTACTGATGATGGCTTCACTCTAGCAGCTGGAACAAGTAGTGGCCGAGTGGTTTTCTACGACGTTCGTGGAAAGCCACAACCTTTGACTGTTTTACGTGCTTATGGAAATTCTGAG GCTGTGACAAGTCTATGCTGGCAAAGAGCAAAACCTGTAATAGTCAATGAAAATAATTGCACAACAGAAATGGCTCTTCTGGGAAGTGCTGTGGAGGATTCAATTTTAATGCCTGACCCACTTCCCGCTATGGTATCATCAAGCCTATCAACTTCTATGGCGACATCAGGTTCCAGAACCACTGTTCGTTCAGGTTCTGTGGACTCGTTTTCTTTTCCAGCAGGCATTACGGgatctacatctggaacactAGGTTTATCTCCATCCGATGAAACACCCATAAGAAGTAGTTTGTGGAAAGGTGGATCTTTGGCAAGATTACACGCTCCTCGTAACTTCaaggatgatatggaagtctTTTCTCCTCTCGTTGAAGTTCAGCCGATCACACCTTCACTTGATAAGTTGTGGGATGATCAGGAAGGTTTTAAAAAGGACTTTGATAAGAAATCATCTTTGCTATTACCTTCTTCtctaaggtttccccttccagTTGAGGGTAGCAATGAGAACCGCCCTATATTTGATTGGAAATCAAGTCCCTTGCCCAAACAG GAGGATTCTTCTTCTGCACAGTTGTCTTCTACTCCTGTATCTTCCCATGACTCTTCCTCCATAACTCCTCCAGAAGCTTGGGGTGGTGAGAGATTATCTGATAGATTATCTCACCTTCGTCAGTCAGGAAACATGCCTTCTCGGTTTGCAATCTCGACATCTGGTCCTCTTGCACAAGGAACTATGTTATCTGGATTACAGGATACTTTTCCAGCAACTCAGAGTATCACCTCTTTGACCAGTTCTAGTCTGAGTTTGGCAAATTTGCgcattaaagaaaattcaaatgaAGAAACTTCTTTAGGATCATCGGAACACTTCCCCTCTAGTTCCACATCTTTTTCAGTTGGAACAAAAGGCATTACTGGGCAGGGTACTCTTGATTCAACTATGTCCCTCCCACGGAGATTTTCCAGTTATGCTGAGAGAATAAGCACCGCACCATACTTTAGTGACGGAACCCTTTCTGTTggttctccaaaaactaagaaAACTGGTGCTGAAACAAGGGAGGAGCTTCTGAATAGCTTGTTATCTAGGGCGGACACGTCATCTGCTACAGCAGCTGGTGCTTTCCAAGCAATGAAT GGTGAAATTAAGCAATCACAAAAGCCCACAGTGCCTGAATTGCAGCAGGGAAGTTCCTTCACGCTCCAGCTGTTTCAACGTACACAAGAAGAAACTCTTTCATCCCTTCAAAAATCCATTCATGAGGATATGAGGAATCTTCATTTagatattttaagacaatttcATATGCAGGAG ATGGAAACTTCTAATGCTATGAAGTTGATAATGGAAAATCAAGCAGAGCTGATGAAAGAGGTTCAATTACTTCGAAGGGAAACACAGGAGCTTCGACAGTTATTATGA
- the LOC132051574 gene encoding uncharacterized protein At2g39795, mitochondrial-like codes for MAVTNIIRRAASQVVPYAVRVMGRTQSYQYRSSALLSTVVNRNGGCRNLFRSSTVHCYSTKRPSSDEALIKVIQSEIACAEEPDEHDNEVPEGFPFKIEDHPGQQTITLTREYQGESIDVEVHMPDLVTGDEADDNDADNDSERANQSQIPLVVKVSKKNGPSLEFGLTAFADEVVIETLAIKDPNASEDQIAYEGPDFADLDENLQKAFHKYLEIRGIKPSTTNFLHEYMINKDGREYIMWLKNVKKFIEA; via the exons ATGGCTGTGACTAACATAATCAGAAGGGCAGCTTCTCAGGTTGTACCTTACGCTGTTCGGGTGATGGGTAGAACTCAGAGCTACCAATATCGATCCTCTGCTTTGCTGTCTACGGTAGTTAACCGTAATGGTGGTTGTAGAAACTTGTTTAGAAGCTCAACAGTTCATTGTTATTCAACAAAGAGGCCAAGTTCTGATGAAGCGCTCATTAAAGTTATTCAATCTGAAATTGCATGTGCTGAGGAACCTGATGAACATGATAACGAG GTTCCTGAGGGTTTCCCGTTCAAGATTGAAGATCATCCGGGACAACAGACTATAACATTGACAAGAGAGTATCAAGGTGAATCTATTGATGTCGAAGTTCACATGCCTGACCTTGTTACTGGTGATGAAGCGGATGACAACGATGCTGACAATGACAGCGAAAGGGCCAATCAGTCCCAAATTCCTTTGGTCGTTAAGGTGTCTAAGAAGAATGGACCATCATTGGAGTTTGGTCTCACAGCTTTTGCTGATGAGGTTGTCATTGAGACTCTGGCAATCAAAGATCCTAATGCTTCCGAGGATCAGATTGCTTATGAAGGACCTGATTTCGC TGATTTGGATGAGAACCTCCAAAAGGCTTTCCACAAGTATTTGGAGATTAGGGGGATCAAACCTAGCACAACTAACTTCTTGCATGAGTATATGATCAACAAGGATGGCAGAGAATACATCATGTGGCTTAAGAATGTCAAGAAATTTATTGAGGCATAG
- the LOC132051575 gene encoding uncharacterized protein LOC132051575, which yields MIKPLPDLDSVYSMLIHDEQQSELQAALPSFAAESTSFFTTWGTKPFSHKVNFEPRKFNNEPRKFNSNNNYPQADPRKFNNYPSPQGLFCKYCKRPGHVIEKCHRLHGYPPNFQFSKGKKTVACVQGMEMSFPQGDSSGSVPNAASPQSYGPDSSLHGFS from the coding sequence ATGATCAAACCCCTTCCTGATTTAGATAGTGTGTATTCTATGTTGATTCATGATGAGCAACAATCTGAACTTCAAGCTGCTCTTCCTTCCTTTGCCGCTGAATCCACTTCTTTCTTTACTACTTGGGGAACTAAGCCTTTTTCTCATAAGGTTAACTTTGAACCTAGGAAATTTAACAATGAACCTAGAAAGTTTAACAGTAATAACAACTATCCTCAAGCTGATCCTAGAAAGTTTAACAATTACCCTTCACCTCAAGGTCTTTTTTGTAAGTATTGTAAGAGACCTGGACATGTCATTGAAAAGTGTCACAGGCTACATGGTTATCCTcccaatttccaattttccaaagGGAAGAAGACTGTTGCTTGTGTTCAGGGTATGGAAATGTCTTTTCCTCAGGGTGATTCTTCTGGTTCAGTCCCTAATGCTGCTTCTCCTCAGTCCTATGGTCCGGATTCTAGTTTACATGGTTTTAGTTAG
- the LOC132053751 gene encoding uncharacterized mitochondrial protein AtMg00810-like gives MHQNKLQDAGLCASANFAGLTTVTTLSAYNTCCLFACHFSQLFDNPWILDDSFKIKDLGEAHYFLGLEIIKQPTGILVSQHKFTSDLLAEFHCSTVTPVVSPLELYRKLSAESGDPCPDPSLYRKLVGKLNFLQHTRPDISFAVQHVSQFLHYPRLPHLEAGLHVLRYLAGSPGLGILLNDSPDFSLSGYCDSDWAGCVQTRRSITGFYILLGGSPASWKAKKQPTIAPSSAKAEYRALRKIVAEISWLVPLFDDFGVSGLSPVQVFCDNQAALHIARNPVFHECTKHIEIDCYFVRKKLNDGLISLQYVHSYISITG, from the coding sequence ATGCATCAGAATAAGTTGCAAGATGCTGGTTTATGTGCTTCTGCCAACTTTGCAGGTTTAACTACTGTGACTACTCTTTCTGCTTACAATACTTGTTGCCTCTTTGCTTGTCATTTCTCTCAGTTGTTTGACAATCCTTGGATTCTTGATGACAGTTTCAAAATTAAAGACTTGGGGGAAGCCCACTATTTCCTTGGTTTAGAAATTATAAAGCAGCCCACTGGTATACTTGTCTCTCAACATAAGTTTACTTCAGATCTTCTAGCTGAATTCCACTGCTCTACAGTGACTCCAGTGGTCAGTCCTTTAGAACTATATAGGAAGTTGTCTGCTGAATCTGGTGACCCTTGTCCTGATCCTAGTTTGTATAGGAAATTAGTAGGGAAACTCAACTTTCTCCAACACACCAGACCTGACATCTCTTTTGCTGTTCAACACGTCAGTCAATTCCTTCATTACCCTCGTTTGCCACATTTGGAAGCTGGTCTCCATGTGCTTCGATACTTAGCTGGTTCTCCTGGTTTGGGTATCCTGCTGAATGACAGTCCTGATTTCTCTTTAAGTGGATATTGTGATTCTGATTGGGCTGGGTGTGTTCAAACTCGTAGATCTATTACTGGATTTTATATACTTTTGGGGGGATCTCCTGCATCATGGAAGGCTAAGAAACAGCCTACAATTGCACCCTCTTCAGCCAAAGCTGAATACAGGGCACTGCGTAAAATTGTCGCTGAAATATCTTGGCTGGTTCCAttatttgatgattttggtgTTTCTGGCTTGTCTCCTGTCCAAGTGTTTTGCGACAACCAAGCAGCCTTGCACATTGCTCGGAATCCTGTGTTCCACGAGTGTACGAAGCATATTGAAATTGATTGTTACTTTGTCCGCAAAAAATTAAATGACGGATTGATATCTCTGCAGTATGTTCATTCCTACATCTCTATAACTGGTTGA